One window from the genome of Chaetodon trifascialis isolate fChaTrf1 chromosome 20, fChaTrf1.hap1, whole genome shotgun sequence encodes:
- the LOC139349006 gene encoding heat shock protein 30-like, with product MLCSRGFQSALSPFMDVHWPVRSLWPEVKPLLYQQDLLQRNLQELRSSLELMDKLQHRILEETEPFQTSEAGRPLSYQQGEPFGLTLNTQGFSPEELSVRQEGRKLRVSGNTEKKQEDEKGLYSYRRQEFRQEFDLPEGLNPEDVTCYLAPDGKLHIQEAKAPRVEETERELTVERSSEEKTQQQSVCSQTEDSSAETDSSTQDTPENMDSSSDYVF from the coding sequence ATGCTGTGCTCTCGTGGATTCCAGTCTGCCCTCAGTCCATTCATGGACGTCCACTGGCCTGTACGCAGTCTGTGGCCAGAGGTCAAACCTCTGCTCTACCAGCAGGATCTACTGCAGAGAAACCTGCAGGAGCTGCGCagcagtctggagctgatggACAAACTTCAGCACAGGATCCTGGAGGAGACGGAGCCTTTCCAAACCAGCGAGGCCGGACGACCGCTCTCCTACCAACAGGGAGAGCCCTTTGGCCTGACCCTGAACACCCAAGGCTTTTCCCCAGAGGAGCTGTCTGTCAGGCAGGAGGGCAGGAAGCTGAGAGTCAGCGggaacacagagaagaagcaggaggacGAGAAAGGCCTCTACTCTTACAGACGGCAGGAGTTCAGACAGGAGTTCGATCTGCCTGAAGGACTGAACCCTGAAGACGTCACCTGCTACCTGGCTCCAGACGGGAAGCTCCACATCCAGGAGGCCAAAGCTCCACGTGtagaggagacggagagagagctGACTGTCGAGAGGAGCTcggaggagaaaacacagcagcagagtgtgtgttcacagacagaggacagcagcgcagagacagacagcagcacacaggacacacctgaaaacatgGACTCATCTTCTGACTATGTATTTTAA
- the LOC139349007 gene encoding heat shock protein 30-like produces MLCSRGFQSALSPFMDVHWPVRSLWPEVKPLLYQQDLLQRNLQELRSSLELMDKLQHRILEETEPFQTSEAGRPLSYQLEKQGEPFGLTLNTQGFSPEELSVRQEGRKLRVSGNTEKKQEDEKGLYSYRRQEFRLEFDLPEGLNPEDVTCYLAPDGKLHIQEAKAPRVEETERELTVERSSEEKTQQQSVCSQTEDSSAETDSSTQDTPENMDSSSDYVF; encoded by the coding sequence ATGCTGTGCTCTCGTGGATTCCAGTCTGCCCTCAGTCCATTCATGGACGTCCACTGGCCTGTACGCAGTCTGTGGCCAGAGGTCAAACCTCTGCTCTACCAGCAGGATCTACTGCAGAGAAACCTGCAGGAGCTGCGCagcagtctggagctgatggACAAACTTCAGCACAGGATCCTGGAGGAGACGGAGCCTTTCCAAACCAGCGAGGCCGGACGACCGCTCTCCTACCAGCTGGAGAAACAGGGAGAGCCCTTTGGCCTGACCCTGAACACCCAAGGCTTTTCCCCAGAGGAGCTGTCTGTCAGGCAGGAGGGCAGGAAGCTGAGAGTCAGCGggaacacagagaagaagcaggaggacGAGAAAGGCCTCTACTCTTACAGACGGCAGGAGTTCAGACTGGAGTTCGATCTGCCTGAAGGACTGAACCCTGAAGACGTCACCTGCTACCTGGCTCCAGACGGGAAGCTCCACATCCAGGAGGCCAAAGCTCCACGTGtagaggagacggagagagagctGACTGTCGAGAGGAGCTcggaggagaaaacacagcagcagagtgtgtgttcacagacagaggacagcagcgcagagacagacagcagcacacaggacacacctgaaaacatgGACTCATCTTCTGACTATGTATTTTAA